The following nucleotide sequence is from Anopheles stephensi strain Indian chromosome 3, UCI_ANSTEP_V1.0, whole genome shotgun sequence.
GCCCCGTTGGCATCTTGACCGCCAACCACCGGGACAGCTGGGCACGAGCGTACGAAACGCTGATGGCCGATCCGACCAATCGAGCCGCTGTGGAATCGATCCAGCAGGCACTGTTTGTgctttcgatcgatcgcgaaCTTCCCCAGAAGCCTGGAACGGATCATATCGTAACGGCAAGCGATCTGCTAATCCACGGCGGCGGTTCGAATGCGAACGGTGGTAACCGATGGTACGACAAAACGATCCAGCTGGTCGTAGCACCGAACGGTATCAACGGCCTAACGTACGAACATTCGCCAGCCGAAGGACAACCGATAGCGATAATGACGGACTTTCTGCTCGAGTACATCAACGGCGGCAAGCGTCTCAACACGGTGGATCAGGCGGAACTGCAAGAGGGTGCAGTTAAGCTGACCATTAACGTAACGCCGGCCCTACAGTCCGAAATCGAACAGGCGGCCGGATTCGTGGACAAACTGACCTCGGACATACAGATGGACTATCTGCACTTTACCGACTACGGAAAGGGGTTCATCAAGACGCAGCGCATGAGCCCGGATAGCTACATCCAGATGGCCATTCAGTACGCGTTCTATCGCCTGCATCGCACACCCGGCGCACACTACGAATCGGCCCATAACCGGATGTATCTGCACGGTCGCACCGAAACGATACGCTCCTGCTCGGTGGAGTCGATTGCTTTTGCACGCGCGATGCTcgaaccgggccaggacggaCGGACCAAGCTGGAAGCTATGAAAGCTGCCATAAACGCACACAAAGCGTACGTGTCGATGGCCATCCAAGGGTACGGCGTGGATCGCCATCTGCTCGGGTTGAAGCTTACCGCGAAGGAGCATGGGCTCACGGTGCCGGAACTGTTCTCCGACCAGGGCATTCAACGGAGCGCTCATATGCGGCTTTCCACGAGCCAGGTGGCATCGCGGTACGATGCATTCATGTGCTACGGACCGCTGACGCAGGACGGTTACGGATGCTGCTACAATCCGAAGGAGGACGATATGTGGTTCGGTGTGTCGGCTTTCCGCTCCAACAAGGAAACGGATCTGGCACGGTTCCGGGTGAGCCTGCAGGAAGCGTTGCGTGAAATGTACGAAGTGTTGGTTACGTACGGCGAGAAGCCTAAAGCCAAGCTGTAAACCACCTGACCTGGCGACCCCCCTCCTCCTCACAACGCATCCagtcttttctgtttttcgaGCCTTTGCTGCAACAGTGGCCTATGGATGAAGGTTTTAGAAGttgttttgattaattttaagTGAAAGTGTTTCTTATCCTGTTGCCTTCTGGAGAGTGTATCCTAACCAATAAAACTGACtgatttttcaataaaattcaaCCGGTGATGGGTTTTCTAGTATTCTTCTAAATgcattttgtctttttttcttttgagaaGGATGTTACTATACTATACTATCTATCCTAATCGTGTGTATGCCTGGCGCAAGCGCGATCGAGTTCTTTCATCTATGTTAAACAAAAACGTAAATCAAGATTTTGGTGGATTCTTACGCCTAGGTACGTACTAAACACtttgttaatatttttattcttgtttCGGTCCAAAATTACACCAAGTTATCAAGCCTTACTAAAATAAGTAGTTTTATCAACTGCTTTCAACCTATATCCACTAGTACTATTGAACATCAATAGAATGAATGAATCGGTGAAAATCGGTCCCGACCCCGCCATACTGGGGACCAACCGgcacaaccccccccccccccccctgtttTGTTTAGCAGCAGATGTGCAGCGTAGGGAAAGGTTTTCCTCGCCAAACATTTGAATGTACCGACGATTGGGCCCACAAACGATACTGTCACACATTAACGTGAGAAGATCGGTAAACGGAACATTAATCGTAATGTGAGGATTGAatgtagttttttgtttgtttgtttgcaaaaaaaaaggaaagaattgTTTGAACGCGTGTTTTAAGTTATTAAAATTCATCACTCTTACTAAAATTATGCATGTAAAGTTATTATAGTGATAGCATTTGCGGAATTGCAACAGAAATGCCAGAAATTATCGATCTAACTCGCAG
It contains:
- the LOC118513322 gene encoding carnitine O-acetyltransferase-like — its product is MNMTRLIQSRTAATPLGRLLTSASTTAAAGKMVPNTTHQTYGTSAATAGPLALQRQPVPKLSDTMQKLVRSIEPHVDTNTLAGTKRAIEQFSAPGGVGQKLQTLLEQRAAQKDSWLADWWLRSAYMEYRDPVIVYSSPGLVFPKANYATLDGQLQYAAKMVSAALAYKMLIDGGKIKPEMMGKIPLDMSQYEKIFGTCRIPGRERDSVQYNPRSRHIVVACNNHYYRVPVFTSAGGLASEGQILVELKKIATKEGNARASPVGILTANHRDSWARAYETLMADPTNRAAVESIQQALFVLSIDRELPQKPGTDHIVTASDLLIHGGGSNANGGNRWYDKTIQLVVAPNGINGLTYEHSPAEGQPIAIMTDFLLEYINGGKRLNTVDQAELQEGAVKLTINVTPALQSEIEQAAGFVDKLTSDIQMDYLHFTDYGKGFIKTQRMSPDSYIQMAIQYAFYRLHRTPGAHYESAHNRMYLHGRTETIRSCSVESIAFARAMLEPGQDGRTKLEAMKAAINAHKAYVSMAIQGYGVDRHLLGLKLTAKEHGLTVPELFSDQGIQRSAHMRLSTSQVASRYDAFMCYGPLTQDGYGCCYNPKEDDMWFGVSAFRSNKETDLARFRVSLQEALREMYEVLVTYGEKPKAKL